A region of the Nocardia nova SH22a genome:
TCGAATGGGAGCACCGGTTCGGGCCGGATTTCCCACTCTACGTTCAGATTTCGCGATCGCACGCCCGACTGCACCTGAGCGCGCATCACGGGGACGGAACGCCGGGGTCGGTGGTGTGGACCGCGGTGGACGGGATCGACGGCTGGCAGGCCGAACTGGCCGCCCGCGATTATCCGTTCGCGAAGCCGGGCACTCCCGAGGACGGGCCCGGGGGCCGCGGCTTCCAGGTGATCGATCCGTTCGGCAACGTACTGCGGTTCGCACAACCCGACTGATCTGGCGGCGGCCGGTGTCCGCCGATTACCGTGGTGAGGTGGATATCGCGTATCGGGCTCCCGCATCGCCTACCGGGTGGCGGACGGCGGGTATGCCGTTGCTGGTCGCCGGTGCCGCGGCGGGGGCGGCGATCGTGCTGCATTTCCGCGATCCGCACACGCACGGTGCGTACGGCCTGTGCCCGTTCTACGCGCTCACCGGATGGTGGTGTCCGGGGTGCGGTGGTCTGCGGGCGATGCACAACCTCACCGAGGGGCGGGTGCTCGATGCCGTGCACAGCAATGTCTTTCTGCTGCCGCTGCTGCTCACGGTGATGTTCTGGTGGGGTCGATGGGCGGTGGGGCGCTGGCGCGGGCGGCCCGACACATCCTTCCCGTTCCGGATCGGCGGACGTGGGCAGTGGGTGCTGATCGGCGCGCTCGTCGTGTTCACCGTGCTGCGTAACACACCCTTCGGCACCTGGCTGGCCCCGGCCTAGCGAGGCATGCTGAAGATATGACCGAAGTGGAGACGACCGGTTCGTTGAAGGCGCGAGTGCGCGCGAAGATGCTGCGTCAGCTGAACGAGGACGGCGCACCCGACCCCGAACAGGACGACCCGCGGCAGATCGCGATCGAGAACGATCTCGAGGCACTGGATTCCGTCACCGACGGCGATCCGCTGGTAGAGGAGCTGGCCGCGCGCTACCTCGTTCCCTGAGGAGTCGCGCAGGGTGCGGCGCCCGAACTCGATTCGGTGAGTCCCGGCCGGGTCTCCGGCAGCGGGGACCACTGTCCGTCGGCACGGGTGTAGTTCCAGCGGGCCCCGTCCCGGACCAATCGCCGCAGGGCGTCGATCAGACGGTCCACATCGGCGACCGAGGTGCCCAGGCCGACGCTCGCGCGCACGGCCCCGTCCACATTCAGCCGCCGTAGCAGCGGATGTGCGCAGAACTTGCCGTCGCGCACGCCGATGCCGTATTCCGCCGACAGATATGCCGCCACCCGGCCCGGCTCGAATCCGTCGATCGTGAAGGCGACGATGCCGACACTGTCGGCGCTGTCGTCGAAGATGCGCAGACTATGAAGTCCGGCAATGCTTTCCAGCCCGTCACGCAGTCGCTCGATCAGGTGGTGTTCGTGGTCGACCACGGCGTGGGCGTCCAATTCGGCCAGCGCCTCGCAGGCGGCCGCGACCGCCGCGGCGCCCAGCACATTCGGTGAACCCGCCTCGTGCCGCTGCGGTGCGCAGGCCCACCGGGCATCCTCGGTGGTCACAGCGGTCACCGCACCGCCACCAGCCAGATACGGCGGCGCCGCGTCCAGCCAGTCGCGACGGCCGACCAGCACTCCGGCGCCGAACGGGGCGTACAGCTTGTGGCCGGAGAAGGCCAGGTAGTCGATGCCGCCGGATTCCACCGCACAGCCCTGGAGGTCGATGCGGCGATGCGGGGCCAACTGGGCCGCGTCGACCAGGATGCGCGCGCCGCGGCGGTGCGCGATCGCGGTCAGTTCCGCCAGCGGCAGCACCTCACCGGTCACATTCGACGCGCCCGTAACGGCAAGCAGCGCAGCGGGTTCGGCGCACAGTTCGGCCTCGATCCGCCGCAGCGTCTCGGCGATGGTGCTCGCGGCACGCACCACCCGGCGGCCGCCGCGGGTCCACGGCAGGAAGTTCGCGTGATGTTCGATGTCGAGAACCACGGTGTCGCCGGGGACGCAGCAGGCCAGCAGATTCAGCGAATCGGTGGTGTTGCGGGTGAAGACGACGACCTGATCGTCGGCCGCGTTCACCGCGCGGGCCACCGAATTCCGCGCGGCCTCATAGCAATCGGTGCTGACGCGGGAGGCGTATCCGGCGCCGCGATGCACGCTGGCGTAGAAGGGCAGCAGTTCGTTCACCCGGTCGGTGACCTGGGCGAGGGCGGGGGCGCTGGCGGCGTAGTCGAAGTTGGCGTAGGTGCGGAAACCGCCCTGCACCAACGGAACTCGCAGATCGCAGCCGGACACCCGGGCGATCGGCTCGCCGGTGCGGCAGGCGCGGGTCGCGTTGCTGTCGCATGCCGACGCGGAGCACGAGGTGCAGGTGCAGGTGGGGCTGGTGCAGGTGGATTCGTCGCAAATCTGTTCTGCGACAGCGATTTCGGCGGTAGCGACGACGGTTTTCGACACGACAGTGCTCATCGGGACAATCCCCTTGTTCAGGGACTCCGGATGTGGAGGATGAACGGAGTCCGCGCTTGCCGTGCTCGGTCGAGCAACGGCCAGGTCGTCACCCGGAGCACCCCACCGCGGAGGAGGGTTGCCGACCAGCGAGCCGGGGCTTGATGCTGGCACTCATGACCTGAACCGAGATTGGCAGACGGCGCGGCGGGTTGTCAAGCGCCGACTCGGATCGGTATGTGCGGCAAGGCGGAAGAAAACCGCGAAACCAGTTGTGTCTCAGTCCAATCCGGCGGGGCGGTGATAGGTCCCGTTGTAGTACAGCAGCGGGTTGCGCATCGGTTCGTCCGAGGTGTCGTCGTGCACCCGGGTCACCAGGCCGACCACCAGGGTGTGATCGCCGATGGGGATCAGCCGATCCACCGTCGCCCGCACCCAGATCGGCGTGCCGTGCAGGACCGGCTCACCGGTGTCGAGCGTCGACCACTGCTCCGGATCGGTGAACCGATGCTCGGCCGCCCGCGAAAACCGTTGTGCCAGATGCTGTTGATGTTCGCCGAGGAAGTGGACGACCACCGATTCGGCCTCTGACATCGCGTCGATGGACGAGGACGTGTGCGCGATGTTGAACGAGATGAGTGGCGGATCCAGGGACAGCGAGGCGAAGGAGGTGGCGGTGAAACCCACCGGGCGATCCGGCCGGGAGAGGGTGACGATTGTCACTCCGGCCGGATAGTGCCGCATCGCGGATCGATACTGTGCCGCGGTGATGCCGTCGTGTCCGGGACCGAGATCGGCGACCTCGGCATCGGGTCGCTGGGAACTGCTCACGGTTCCAACCTACGTCCTGTTCCCCGCCACATATTCCGGACCGCTGTCTCGGACGCCGCGAACTGCCCCGATACGCTGTAAGAATGACTGATTGGAAGGCTTTCGACGTCGAGCGCACCGGTGCTGTCGCACGGGTGACGCTGACCGGGCCCGGTAAGGGCAATGCGATGGGACCGGATTTCTGGAGCGAACTGCCGCGGATCTTCGCCGAACTGGACGCGGACGCCGAGATCCGGGCGATCGTGCTCACCGGATCGGGAAAGCACTTCTCCTACGGTCTCGACCTGCCCGCGATGAGCCCGACCTTCGGTCCGCTGCTGGGTGAGAAGGCCCTGGCCGCCCCGCGCACCGATTTCCTGTACGAGATCCGGCGCATGCAGGATTCGGTGACCGCGGTCGCCGACTGCCGCAAACCCGTCATCGCGGCGGTGTCCGGGTGGTGCGTGGGCGGTGGTCTCGATCTGATCGCCGCCGCCGATATCCGGCTGGCCAGCGCCGAGGCGAGTTTCAGCCTGCGCGAGGCGAAGGTCGCGATCGTGGCCGATATCGGTTCGCTGCACCGGCTTCCGGGCATCATCGGTGAGGGGCATCTGCGCGAGCTGGCCTACACCGGCAAGGACATCGACGCCGCGCGGGCCGAGAAGATCGGCCTGATCAACGACGTCTATCCGGATCAGGAGGCGGTGCTGGCCGCCGCGCACGCGCTGGCCGAGGAGATCGCGGCCAATCCGCCGCTGGTCGTGCAGGGCATCAAGGACGTCCTCGACCAGCCGAAGGCGGGCAAGATCGCCGACGGGCTGCGCTACGTCTCGGCGTGGAACGCGGCGTTCCTGCCCTCGGAAGATCTCACCGAAGCGATTCAGGCGGTCTTCGAGAAGCGCAGCCCGGTCTTCCGCGGTAAGTAGCGTTCGGGCGACGGCGCTCGCGAAGGCATCGCCCGCGAGCGCCGTCGAACGGCGTCAGTGTCCGCCCTGCTCCTGCAGCCGCTTGTACGCCTCGTCGGCCAGGGTCTCGGCCTTGGCGCGGCCGTCCCAGCCGTCGACCTTGACCCACTTGCCGGGCTCGAGATCCTTGTAGTGCTCGAAGAAGTGCTCGATGGCCTTGCGCTCGAACTCCGGAATGTCGTTCACATCCTGGATGTGATCCCAGCGCTTGTCACCGGCCGGAACGGCCACGAGCTTCTCGTCGCCGCCCGCCTCGTCGCTCATCAGCAGGACGCCCACGGGACGGGCCTCGACGATCACACCGGGGAACACCGATTCGGGCAGCAGCACCAGGCAGTCCAGCGGATCGCCGTCGGAGCCGAGGGTGTTCTCGATGTAGCCGTAGTCGGCCGGGTAGACCATCGGGGTGTAGAGGTAGCGGTCCAGGCGAACCCGGCCGGTCTCGTGGTCGACCTCGTACTTGTTGCGCTGACCCTTGGGGATCTCGATGGTGACGTCGAACTCCACGTCATCTCCTTCGTCTGATGCGTATGCGCGCTGCGAGCCTGCCGACTCACCAACACGTTCGGGGGAACCCCGGCGAGGTGAGGATAGTGTGGTCCGTGCGGCAGGGAGCGTCCGCCTCGCACGGGTCGATAGGGAGACAGCTGTCACGTGGTAGGTCGTGGTAAGCAGAACATCGGTGGGCTGGCCTCTCGTCGGCGCCGCAACATGTGGATCGCGGTGCTGGTAGCCACCGTTGTGGCCGTCGTCGTGGTCGCGGCCGTCCTGGTGACGGTCCGGCCGTGGACCGAGGAGTTCCGGCACGGTGGTTTGACGGTGGCCGCACCGCCCGCGCCCGTGAAGCCGTTCCCGCAGCTGACCCCCGCGGCGCCGGATGCGCCCGAGGCGAGTCCGCAGGGGCTGGCCAAGGCGCTGGCCCAGGTCGCTACGAGCCCGGATCTGGGGAGCTTCGCCGGATCGGTCTCCGATCCCGATACCCGGACCACGCTGTGGAGTGCCGATCCGGACAAGCCGATGATCCCGGCCTCCACGCTCAAGGTCATGACCACCGCCGCCGCCCTGCTCGTGCTGCCCGCCGATCATCGGCTCACCACCCGGGTGGTGGCCGGATCGGCGCCGGGCGAGGTGGTCCTCGTCGGCGCGGGTGATCCGACGCTGACCGCACAGGCCGACGGGAAGG
Encoded here:
- a CDS encoding flavin reductase family protein; protein product: MRHYPAGVTIVTLSRPDRPVGFTATSFASLSLDPPLISFNIAHTSSSIDAMSEAESVVVHFLGEHQQHLAQRFSRAAEHRFTDPEQWSTLDTGEPVLHGTPIWVRATVDRLIPIGDHTLVVGLVTRVHDDTSDEPMRNPLLYYNGTYHRPAGLD
- the ppa gene encoding inorganic diphosphatase translates to MEFDVTIEIPKGQRNKYEVDHETGRVRLDRYLYTPMVYPADYGYIENTLGSDGDPLDCLVLLPESVFPGVIVEARPVGVLLMSDEAGGDEKLVAVPAGDKRWDHIQDVNDIPEFERKAIEHFFEHYKDLEPGKWVKVDGWDGRAKAETLADEAYKRLQEQGGH
- a CDS encoding crotonase/enoyl-CoA hydratase family protein → MTDWKAFDVERTGAVARVTLTGPGKGNAMGPDFWSELPRIFAELDADAEIRAIVLTGSGKHFSYGLDLPAMSPTFGPLLGEKALAAPRTDFLYEIRRMQDSVTAVADCRKPVIAAVSGWCVGGGLDLIAAADIRLASAEASFSLREAKVAIVADIGSLHRLPGIIGEGHLRELAYTGKDIDAARAEKIGLINDVYPDQEAVLAAAHALAEEIAANPPLVVQGIKDVLDQPKAGKIADGLRYVSAWNAAFLPSEDLTEAIQAVFEKRSPVFRGK
- a CDS encoding aminotransferase class V-fold PLP-dependent enzyme; the encoded protein is MSTVVSKTVVATAEIAVAEQICDESTCTSPTCTCTSCSASACDSNATRACRTGEPIARVSGCDLRVPLVQGGFRTYANFDYAASAPALAQVTDRVNELLPFYASVHRGAGYASRVSTDCYEAARNSVARAVNAADDQVVVFTRNTTDSLNLLACCVPGDTVVLDIEHHANFLPWTRGGRRVVRAASTIAETLRRIEAELCAEPAALLAVTGASNVTGEVLPLAELTAIAHRRGARILVDAAQLAPHRRIDLQGCAVESGGIDYLAFSGHKLYAPFGAGVLVGRRDWLDAAPPYLAGGGAVTAVTTEDARWACAPQRHEAGSPNVLGAAAVAAACEALAELDAHAVVDHEHHLIERLRDGLESIAGLHSLRIFDDSADSVGIVAFTIDGFEPGRVAAYLSAEYGIGVRDGKFCAHPLLRRLNVDGAVRASVGLGTSVADVDRLIDALRRLVRDGARWNYTRADGQWSPLPETRPGLTESSSGAAPCATPQGTR
- a CDS encoding DUF2752 domain-containing protein, whose protein sequence is MDIAYRAPASPTGWRTAGMPLLVAGAAAGAAIVLHFRDPHTHGAYGLCPFYALTGWWCPGCGGLRAMHNLTEGRVLDAVHSNVFLLPLLLTVMFWWGRWAVGRWRGRPDTSFPFRIGGRGQWVLIGALVVFTVLRNTPFGTWLAPA
- a CDS encoding glyoxalase superfamily protein, with the protein product MSSDEIGFAAPIPVLRIYDVDKAYEFYRDFLGFEIEWEHRFGPDFPLYVQISRSHARLHLSAHHGDGTPGSVVWTAVDGIDGWQAELAARDYPFAKPGTPEDGPGGRGFQVIDPFGNVLRFAQPD